In Camelus bactrianus isolate YW-2024 breed Bactrian camel chromosome 34, ASM4877302v1, whole genome shotgun sequence, one genomic interval encodes:
- the HDHD5 gene encoding haloacid dehalogenase-like hydrolase domain-containing 5 isoform X1, whose product MAALCEAAARWAPGLWRRAARAAAGLGGRRFGSGGAQGPPTFGFLLDIDGVLVRGHSIIPAAREAFRRLVSPQGQLRVPVVFVTNAGNMLQHSRARELSALLGFQVEPDQVILAHSPMKLFSQHHERRLLVSGQGPLVENARALGFKHVVTVDELRAAFPVLDMVDLERRPKTTPLPRNDFPAIEGVLLLGEPVRWETSLQLIMDVLLSDGNPGTSLASAPYPHLPVLASNVDLLWMAEAKMPRFGHGTFLLCLEAIYRKVTGRELRYEGLTGKPSILTYRYAEDLLRRQAAQRGWAAPIRNLYAVGDNPMSDVYGANLFHRYLQRGQEGAEEGKPRPLAAQSCVSILVCTGVYRPPGPGSLGPAQGGEEPPFHGHRDFGLSPGLMEASHVVSDVHEAVRLVFQKEGWALE is encoded by the exons ATGGCTGCGCTTTGCGAGGCCGCGGCGCGGTGGGCGCCGGGGCTGTGGCGGCGGGCGGCGCGCGCGGCCGCGGGGCTCGGGGGCCGCCGTTTCGGGAGCGGCGGCGCTCAG GGCCCGCCCACCTTTGGGTTCCTGTTGGACATCGATGGGGTGCTGGTTCGGGGCCACAGCATCATCCCTGCTGCGCGGGAGGCTTTCCGCAGGCTGGTGAGCCCCCAGGGGCAGCTGCGGGTGCCCGTGGTCTTTGTCACCAACGCGGGGAACATGCTGCAGCACAGCCGAGCCCGGGAGCTGTCGGCCCTGCTGGGCTTCCAG GTGGAGCCCGACCAGGTCATCCTGGCCCACAGCCCCATGAAGCTCTTCTCACAGCACCATGAGAGACGGCTGCTGGTGTCTGGACAGGGGCCCCTGGTGGAAAATGCCCGAGC CCTGGGCTTCAAGCACGTGGTCACTGTGGACGAGCTGCGGGCAGCTTTCCCTGTGCTGGACATGGTGGACCTCGAGCGGCGGCCGAAGACTACG CCCCTTCCAAGGAACGACTTCCCTGCCATTGAAG GGGTGCTCCTCCTTGGGGAGCCGGTGCGCTGGGAGACGAGCCTGCAGCTGATCATGGACGTACTTCTCAGTGACGGGAACCCTGGCACCAGTCTGGCCTCGGCCCCGTATCCCCACCTCCCTGTCCTGGCCAGCAACGTGGACCTCCTCTGGATGGCTGAAGCCAAGATGCCCAG GTTTGGCCATGGCACCTTCCTGCTGTGCCTGGAAGCCATTTACCGGAAGGTGACGGGCAGAGAGCTGAGGTACGAGGGCCTGACGGGCAAGCCCAGCATCCTCACCTACCGGTACGCAGAGGACCTGCTCCGGCGGCAGGCGGCGCAGCGGGGCTGGGCGGCCCCCATCCGGAACCTCTACGCCGTGGG cGACAACCCCATGTCTGACGTCTATGGGGCCAACCTGTTCCACCGGTACCTacagagggggcaggagggggcagaggagggcaaGCCGCGGCCCTTGGCAGCCCAGAGCTGCGTCTCCATCCTGGTGTGCACCGGTGTGTACCGACCCCCGGGTCCGGGGTCCCTGGGGCCTGCCCAGGGCGGGGAGGAGCCTCCGTTCCACGGGCACCGGGACTTCGGCCTCAGCCCAGGGCTCATGGAGGCCTCGCATGTTGTGAGTGACGTGCACGAGGCCGTGAGGCTGGTTTTCCAGAAGGAGGGCTGGGCCCTGGAGTGA
- the HDHD5 gene encoding haloacid dehalogenase-like hydrolase domain-containing 5 isoform X2 has product MAALCEAAARWAPGLWRRAARAAAGLGGRRFGSGGAQGPPTFGFLLDIDGVLVRGHSIIPAAREAFRRLVSPQGQLRVPVVFVTNAGNMLQHSRARELSALLGFQVEPDQVILAHSPMKLFSQHHERRLLVSGQGPLVENARALGFKHVVTVDELRAAFPVLDMVDLERRPKTTPLPRNDFPAIEGVLLLGEPVRWETSLQLIMDVLLSDGNPGTSLASAPYPHLPVLASNVDLLWMAEAKMPRFGHGTFLLCLEAIYRKVTGRELRYEGLTGKPSILTYRYAEDLLRRQAAQRGWAAPIRNLYAVGSIWNVKVPWEKDCGQAVWVTLRLRERWHLTPVSC; this is encoded by the exons ATGGCTGCGCTTTGCGAGGCCGCGGCGCGGTGGGCGCCGGGGCTGTGGCGGCGGGCGGCGCGCGCGGCCGCGGGGCTCGGGGGCCGCCGTTTCGGGAGCGGCGGCGCTCAG GGCCCGCCCACCTTTGGGTTCCTGTTGGACATCGATGGGGTGCTGGTTCGGGGCCACAGCATCATCCCTGCTGCGCGGGAGGCTTTCCGCAGGCTGGTGAGCCCCCAGGGGCAGCTGCGGGTGCCCGTGGTCTTTGTCACCAACGCGGGGAACATGCTGCAGCACAGCCGAGCCCGGGAGCTGTCGGCCCTGCTGGGCTTCCAG GTGGAGCCCGACCAGGTCATCCTGGCCCACAGCCCCATGAAGCTCTTCTCACAGCACCATGAGAGACGGCTGCTGGTGTCTGGACAGGGGCCCCTGGTGGAAAATGCCCGAGC CCTGGGCTTCAAGCACGTGGTCACTGTGGACGAGCTGCGGGCAGCTTTCCCTGTGCTGGACATGGTGGACCTCGAGCGGCGGCCGAAGACTACG CCCCTTCCAAGGAACGACTTCCCTGCCATTGAAG GGGTGCTCCTCCTTGGGGAGCCGGTGCGCTGGGAGACGAGCCTGCAGCTGATCATGGACGTACTTCTCAGTGACGGGAACCCTGGCACCAGTCTGGCCTCGGCCCCGTATCCCCACCTCCCTGTCCTGGCCAGCAACGTGGACCTCCTCTGGATGGCTGAAGCCAAGATGCCCAG GTTTGGCCATGGCACCTTCCTGCTGTGCCTGGAAGCCATTTACCGGAAGGTGACGGGCAGAGAGCTGAGGTACGAGGGCCTGACGGGCAAGCCCAGCATCCTCACCTACCGGTACGCAGAGGACCTGCTCCGGCGGCAGGCGGCGCAGCGGGGCTGGGCGGCCCCCATCCGGAACCTCTACGCCGTGGG TTCTATCTGGAATGTGAAAGTTCCATGGGAGAAGGATTGTGGGCAAGCGGTGTGGGTGACCTTGAGGCTGAGAGAACGGTGGCATCTCACCCCTGTAAGCTGCTGA
- the LOC123619623 gene encoding transmembrane protein 121B: protein MRPARGAPRAAPPPARLQPRFLRGRSGSGSSSGSGSGSSAGAEREDDDESASISRPLVPAAPPGTPAASRASTPTSPCSMTAADLGASAAAGAVGGAGGPGPGPGPSCRSCCGCCGRRARPGRGGGRRGCAPGPGCRWGYQALSVALLLAQGGLLDVYLIAVTDLYWCSWVATDLVVAAGWAIFFAKNSRGRRGGGHAHHPHHPHAAPLHLPAAASAAAGAAGAKARGGRGGAGGPGPAGAAGAAGEFAFAYLAWLIYSIAFTPKVVLILGTSILDLIELRAPFGTTGFRLTMALSAPLLYSLVRAIGEAGAAPGSAGPLLLQPQQHRAAGCFLGTCLDLLDSFALVELMLDGRAPLPAHLRYLLIAVYFLALASPVLWLHEIHAAAAAPRGRASRPGRCGRLLRLLGGCLVDAPLLALRCLLAVSYQQPLSVFMLKNLFFLGCRGLEALEGCWDPGIPASPSRARAGYGAPPSASQVPGGPQLAHCVSEDEGGTHGYVNTLAVAAQN from the coding sequence ATGCGCCCCGCGCGCGGCGCCCCCCgcgcggccccgccccccgcccggcTGCAGCCCCGGTTCCTGCGCGGCCGGAGCGGCTCgggcagcagcagcggcagcggcagcggcagcagcgcGGGCGCAGAGCGCGAAGACGACGACGAGAGCGCCAGCATCAGCAGGCCGCTGGTGCCCGCCGCGCCCCCGGGGACCCCCGCCGCCTCCCGCGCCTCCACGCCCACCTCCCCGTGCAGCATGACCGCCGCCGACCTGGGCGCTAGCGCGGCGGCCGGGGCCGTCGGGGGCGCGGGCGGcccaggccccggccccggcccctccTGCCGTTCGTGTTGCGGCTGCTGCGGCCGCCGGGCCCGGCCGGGCCGCGGTGGTGGGCGCCGCGGCTGCGCCCCCGGCCCGGGCTGCCGCTGGGGCTACCAGGCGCTGTCCGTGGCGCTGCTGCTGGCGCAGGGCGGCCTGCTGGACGTGTACCTCATTGCCGTCACCGACCTGTACTGGTGCTCCTGGGTCGCCACGGACCTGGTGGTGGCGGCGGGCTGGGCCATCTTCTTCGCCAAGAACAGCCGGGGCCGTCGGGGCGGCGGGCACGCCCACCACCCGCACCACCCGCACGCCGCGCCCCTGCACCTGccggccgccgcctccgccgccgccggggCTGCGGGCGCCAAGGCGCGCGGCGGCCGCGGGGGCGCAGGCGGCCCGGggccggcgggggcggcgggggcagcCGGCGAGTTCGCCTTCGCCTACCTGGCCTGGCTCATCTACTCCATCGCCTTCACACCCAAGGTGGTGCTCATCCTCGGCACGTCCATCCTGGACCTCATCGAGCTGCGCGCGCCCTTCGGCACCACGGGCTTTCGCCTCACCATGGCGCTGTCCGCGCCGCTGCTCTACAGCCTGGTGCGGGCCATCGGCGAGGCGGGCGCCGCCCCCGGCTCCGCGGGACCCCTGCTCCTGCAGCCCCAGCAGCACCGCGCCGCCGGCTGCTTCCTGGGCACGTGCCTGGACCTGCTGGACAGCTTCGCCCTGGTGGAGCTGATGCTGGACGGCCGCGCGCCGCTTCCCGCGCACCTGCGCTACCTGCTGATCGCCGTCTACTTCCTCGCGCTCGCCTCGCCGGTGCTCTGGCTCCACGAGAtccacgccgccgccgccgccccccgggGCCGGGCTTCGCGGCCGGGCCGCTGCGGCCGCCTCCTGCGCCTGCTGGGCGGCTGCCTGGTGGACGCGCCGCTGCTGGCGCTGCGCTGCCTGCTGGCGGTGAGCTACCAGCAGCCTCTCTCTGTCTTCATGCTCAAAAACCTCTTCTTCCTCGGCTGCCGCGGCCTGGAGGCCCTGGAGGGCTGCTGGGATCCGGGGATCCCGGCGTCCCCGAGTCGGGCCAGGGCGGGCTACGGCGCTCCGCCCTCTGCCTCGCAGGTGCCGGGAGGCCCCCAGCTGGCCCACTGCGTCTCAGAGGACGAGGGGGGAACCCACGGCTATGTGAACACCCTGGCTGTGGCCGCCCAGAATTGA